The stretch of DNA ACGGCATCACGCGTAAAGCCGGCGTCATCAACGACACCGTCGAGGACGTCGCGCTGGTGGTATTCCACGGGAAAGGGGCCGTTTCAGCGCTCGATGCGTCGTCCATCGCCGATTCGCGGGAGGTGGGGACGACGGGGGTGTTCAACCGCGCGATCGATGGGCGGGTGTTGACGTTTCGCTACGAGCGGGATCGGTTCGTCGACAACGAAACCGGGAGTGTCTGGACCGTCACGGGGCGCGCGGTGCAGGGCGCGCTGGCCGGCGCGCAGCTTGAGGCGGTGCCGCACGGCAATTATTTTGCGTTCGCCTGGTTCGCCTTTCGCCCTGATACCCGCGTCTACGCGCCGTGAGGTGTCATCGGGTGACGATAAACGCGGCGCGGACCTCCTCGCTTTCCGCGTAGCCGTACCGGATGGCGCGGGCGCGCACGATGGTCGTACCGATCGGCAGCGCGATGGGGTGGCTGTAGAGCAGCCATCGCGTGGGTTGGCTGTCGCCCAGAGCGTACGCGATCGAGGCGCCCTGGGTCGGGCTCTGCATCATGAGGAGGACCGGGGCCGTG from Rhodothermales bacterium encodes:
- a CDS encoding DUF3179 domain-containing (seleno)protein, translated to GITRKAGVINDTVEDVALVVFHGKGAVSALDASSIADSREVGTTGVFNRAIDGRVLTFRYERDRFVDNETGSVWTVTGRAVQGALAGAQLEAVPHGNYFAFAWFAFRPDTRVYAP